CGGTACGAAGACGCCTTGTACCAACGGGTACTTGCGCCGCAGCAGCTTCGCCGCGTGCTTGTCCTCCTCGCTGCCCTGGTCGAGCAGCCGCGCCCGGGCGTGGATCTCGGGCCCGATGGGCGCGCCGCGGAAGGTGGAGGGGGCGATCTCCACCTCCGGGTTGTTGCGCATGCGCTTGACCTTCCAGGCGGTGCCCGGGGTGCGGAAGTACGCGTGGTCACCCTCTACGGCGATGTTCACCGGCGTGCCGACGCCGGTGCCGTCTTTCTTGTGGCTCGTCAGCAGGACGGCGTACTGCTTGGCGAGCGGCGCGAGCTCGGGGCTCGGAGTCGGAGTGGTCATGTATCCATAGAGGCACCGGCGGCGGGGCTTGTCACCCCTGCCGCGCCGAGCGTGAGCTGTACGGCGGCTTGAGACGAGAAAGGGGCGCCCGGTGTTCACCGGGCGCCCCTCATCGACGTACGCGGAAGGTCAGAGCTTCTCGATCACGTAGTC
This genomic interval from Streptomyces dengpaensis contains the following:
- a CDS encoding PPOX class F420-dependent oxidoreductase; translation: MTTPTPSPELAPLAKQYAVLLTSHKKDGTGVGTPVNIAVEGDHAYFRTPGTAWKVKRMRNNPEVEIAPSTFRGAPIGPEIHARARLLDQGSEEDKHAAKLLRRKYPLVQGVFVPLAHKVMGAPTLHYEVRPLEG